gtgttagctttcctaggctgatcccaggttaggtgttttgttgttttattttccttgcctgtttctaccaaaaaaaaaagtaactcTTTTCTAATGTGAAATTAAGTTCATTTTCAtctttattgttatttttaaggTCAATTTTTACTCACGTCTTTTACCTTAGCGCCACCCACTTCAAATTAGATGACCAACTTCAATATGAGCCATTTCAAAACCAATACATTGTATGTGAAAAATCCGACTTTGATACCAATAATAACATTATGATGTAATTCGATGCAGATATTTTCTTTAACTTAAATCATACTTAATAAGTATCACGGTTTTAAAACAGTCTACATGTATTATAAACTCATTTAATTATAATATCTCTTGATTCTCTTTTAATTTCCGATGTGAGATTAATTCATTCCTATATATTGTTATTCTTTGGAATCGTTTTTTTGTTAAGAGCTTTTATCCGGATGCCACCACTATGCGCGGGGTTACTAGAATAGTTTATGATAATCTTTTGTAACCGAAGAATTAAAGCTTAATTAGGCAGGTGACCCACGGTTCATAAGTACATATAGAGACCTATTTCTACCAtttatcagtttttttttttgaaattactGGTTTTGATTCCAAGTTTGTGGGGAAGATGAGTTAGATGGATCATGGATGGCATAGGGTTTTTTGGGTACCTTGTCAATTTACATATCTAGCACGTGCACTGTTTTTAACCGCATTGATGGGAGGGTTAGCTAATCATTCTAAGATTTATTTCAATAGTAATATTCGCATAGATCCTGATGATCACGTAAATTTCGTCATTCATCGTTAGATCTAGATAGATTAAAATCCTAACGTAGAaattcaaaacatcctaagatttatatttaatcCGTTTAGATCTAAtgatgaatgaccaaattcacatgGTTATCAGAGTTCATGTGAAAACTACTGTTATTTTAGAGGTGAGTAATGGTAAGAGTTCCACGAGTACTACTTGATTATAATAGAGTTATCCAAATCTTGTATAAAACTGTTTGAAACGCgaatgatattttaaaaaatactcATGATTTATATGAGATGGGAATGAGAATACTTCAAAGATCCATACTCacaaatgaaagaaaaaaaaaataaagaattgcaatattaactatttgattatttgtatttgttgttagaattataaattatatttatttagaactttaaatattaattttttttattaaatttgtgaATGATTTTATAAATTCGTCGAATATTAAGTttatgcatatttttttttattaattttatgatttatttaatttatatttaaatgaGTAAAGGTATATGTGGATACTCGTGAATTATGTGGAAGGAGAATTATATTAGGATTGTGTACTAGTTAGGATACTTAGATGGGatgaatagttcaaaatatataaagttaagAGTATGAGTAATACTCATTGAGTATGACATTACCATCTCTATGAATTTGATGACACTATTTTATAAAGAGAAGAAACTTcattagaaaaataaataattactaCGTCAATGATAATGAAGGGAAGACTATCCATCTATTGAAAGAGTCAAATTCAGAGTTGGGAGCCTCAACATAGGCTAACCGATTCACTAACCGTCCTTACCAAGATAAATAAAAGTATGAGAAAGAAACCAAAAAAATTTGCAAATGAaatcttcaacataaaaagttgtaataaaaagaaaaaaataacaaaccagaATCTGTTGCTAGGAAGATCTCAACGGTGACCAGATCCACGAATCCAAAAAGTGTCTTATGAAGGTCTTGAACTTCCACGATAAATCCGAGTAGGAACCTACCATGGTCAACCCAAAATACACACCTAATCAAAACTAAAAAGGTAAATAACACAAACAACAATGGAATTACTTATCATCCAAAGATAAGGTGGAGGCATCGAATGGTAGAGTGGAAGTACCATGCCACACGTGCGACACGTAAAGCATGAAAAGGAGAAAAGACCCCGCATTCACCAGGGACTCAACACACATACAAACGAAACGAAGTCTCTCCAAATACGATCGCACAAAGTGACTCAACTCGAAGACCTAAAAGGGAGCATGACTTCTGATGAAAGATATGAACCCATGAGTGATATTGGGCTTGATGCTATAGTTCCAGTCCATATACCCCATGTAATACTCCTTGGGTCTAGCAAAACGCGATGACTATGATGGGATCCAAATCCAACCCAGGGGCAGTTAGGATTTTTCTTGCTGGGCAATGATTGAACTTGATTCTAAAGTGGTTCTTCGGTTTATATCGGGTTTTGTTGCCATTACTCATCCATTCTCTTGGTTGATCCTTAAATGTTAGGAGGTTCCGAGCTGCAGGATACACTTTCGAGACTCAGTTTTCATACTTTTACGAAAAGTAATGGTGTAACTAATTTGATTGACGAAGTTCATAAAGAGTTTTTATATGGATCATGAGTTTGATGTGCATCTTACAAGaaatttttccaacaacaaaccgATAAAATAAACGGGCCTATAGACCGAgttcttaatttttttctttttgtaaaaaaatctaaatctaaatctttattttagatTGAATAATTAAGATACAATGATTCAAAATATTCCAACAATTCATTACAGGGACAAAATCGTCATAAAATACTAATCTCGATGGCTATAAATACAAGCCCAATTACGTTGTCAGTTCGTCCCATGCTTCAACGTAAACAAAACCTAAACTATGAATCAATTCGATtaaatctagagagagaaaacaccaacttctagagagagaaagtaacacaaaaattcaaacaaaaaagaaaagaaatcatgGCAACCTCATCCTTATCCATTTTACTCATTACATTATTAGCCACCGCCGCCGCTTCCACCGTCCAAAGCTGCCCGCCGGCCGACCGAGCAGCTCTGCTAGCCTTTAAGTCAGCTCTTCAAGAGACTCGTTTCGGCATCTTCAAATCTTGGACCGGTGTTGACTGCTGCCACAACTGGTACGGCGTCAGTTGCGATCCAGAGACTCACCGCGTCGCCGATATTACTCTCCGGGGAGAATCCGAGGATCCTATCTTCGAAAAATCTCACCGCACCGGTTACATGACCGGCACTATCTCCCCCGCCATCTGTAAATTAAAACGCCTTTCCAGCGTTATAATCGCCGATTGGAAAGGTATCACCGGCGAAATCCCCCGCTGCATTACTTCACTTCCTTTTCTCCGGATTCTTGACTTAATCGGCAACAAGCTCTCCGGCGATCTTCCTGCCGATATAGGACGGTTGCACAGATTATCCGTCCTCAATGTCGCCGATAATCTTATCTCCGGCCAGATTCCGCGCTCTTTAACTAACTTATCGAGCTTGATGCATCTCGATATGCGTAACAACCGAATCTCCGGTCCACTTCCGTTAGATTTCGGCCGTCTCGGAATGTTGAGCCGAGCTTTACTCAGCCACAATTACATCAGCGGAACTATACCGAGATCCATTTCCAAAATTTACCGTCTCGCCGATCTGGATCTCTCGGTGAACAGCTTATCGGGACCGATACCTGACTCTCTAGGCAAAATGGCGGTACTGTCGACTCTGAATCTGGATTCTAACAAATTATCAGGGAAGATACCGGTAAGTATTTTGAACTCCGGCGTAAGCGATTTAAATCTGAGCAAGAACGCATTTGAAGGATTCGTACCGGATGTTTTCAGTGAAAGGTCATATTTCACAGTGCTTGATTTATCGTACAACAATTTTCGGGGTCCGATACCGAAAACTTTGTCAA
The DNA window shown above is from Euphorbia lathyris chromosome 1, ddEupLath1.1, whole genome shotgun sequence and carries:
- the LOC136222646 gene encoding DNA damage-repair/toleration protein DRT100-like, producing the protein MATSSLSILLITLLATAAASTVQSCPPADRAALLAFKSALQETRFGIFKSWTGVDCCHNWYGVSCDPETHRVADITLRGESEDPIFEKSHRTGYMTGTISPAICKLKRLSSVIIADWKGITGEIPRCITSLPFLRILDLIGNKLSGDLPADIGRLHRLSVLNVADNLISGQIPRSLTNLSSLMHLDMRNNRISGPLPLDFGRLGMLSRALLSHNYISGTIPRSISKIYRLADLDLSVNSLSGPIPDSLGKMAVLSTLNLDSNKLSGKIPVSILNSGVSDLNLSKNAFEGFVPDVFSERSYFTVLDLSYNNFRGPIPKTLSTASYIGHLDLSHNHLCGRIPVGSPFDHLEAASFAYNDCLCGKPLVRTC